Proteins encoded in a region of the Stieleria neptunia genome:
- a CDS encoding RecQ family ATP-dependent DNA helicase, producing MNAPPPKQLLRRFYGYDDFRPGQAEIIEHVLAGGHAMVVMPTGMGKSLCYQIPALSSADDDRSIVLVLSPLIALMQDQVDSLLRRGIDASFINSSLDRATRLARYDALARGQYKILFVTPERFRKDDFCEALSRRSVRLLAIDEAHCVSQWGHDFRPDYTRVAEIRASIGDPTTLALTATATAECRQDIYRQIGIDASQVKLFHQGIDRPNLRLDVIPVYDEEEKRNQLRDILRDPEYRSGSAIVYFSLIKTLQRFSDHLLSEGIDHVSYHGDLPRHHRRRVQDEFMSGDADLVLATNAFGMGIDKEDIRMVVHAETPGSIESYYQEIGRAGRDGEPSRCVWLYAQEDLMTQMQFIEWSNPDAAFYTRLYQLMAEHGEQCRAFGLDWMNGQLQRRSKHDHRIATAISILDRHGVVAGPRPPQCFEVRAPLPARLQDDEQLAEKKRRDQQRLYAMVQFAAEEGDRKPFLNRYFADPAAPG from the coding sequence ATGAATGCGCCACCCCCCAAGCAACTTCTCCGTCGATTCTACGGCTACGATGACTTTCGCCCCGGACAGGCGGAGATCATCGAACACGTCTTAGCGGGGGGGCACGCCATGGTCGTGATGCCGACCGGCATGGGCAAGTCGCTCTGTTATCAGATTCCGGCGCTGTCAAGTGCCGACGACGACCGCTCGATCGTCTTGGTACTTTCCCCCTTGATCGCACTGATGCAGGACCAGGTCGATTCGTTGCTGCGACGGGGAATCGATGCCAGTTTCATCAATTCGTCGTTGGACCGCGCGACGCGTTTGGCCCGCTATGACGCCTTGGCCCGAGGGCAGTACAAGATTCTGTTTGTGACCCCGGAGCGTTTCCGCAAGGACGACTTTTGCGAGGCGCTGTCACGACGATCGGTCCGTCTGTTGGCGATCGATGAAGCGCATTGTGTCAGCCAGTGGGGCCACGACTTCCGCCCCGACTACACGCGGGTGGCCGAGATCCGCGCGTCGATCGGCGATCCCACCACGCTGGCGCTGACCGCCACCGCCACGGCCGAGTGCCGTCAAGACATTTACCGCCAGATCGGCATCGATGCATCGCAAGTCAAACTGTTTCACCAAGGCATCGATCGCCCGAACCTGCGTTTGGATGTGATTCCGGTTTATGACGAAGAAGAAAAACGGAACCAACTGCGTGACATCCTGCGTGATCCCGAGTACCGCTCGGGCAGCGCGATCGTCTACTTCTCGTTGATCAAAACACTCCAGCGTTTCAGCGATCACCTGCTGTCCGAAGGGATCGACCACGTCAGTTACCACGGTGATTTGCCACGCCATCATCGCCGTCGCGTGCAGGACGAATTCATGTCCGGCGATGCCGATCTGGTGTTGGCGACCAACGCCTTCGGCATGGGCATCGACAAGGAAGACATTCGCATGGTCGTGCATGCGGAAACCCCCGGATCGATCGAGTCTTATTACCAAGAGATCGGACGTGCCGGTCGCGACGGGGAACCGAGTCGGTGCGTGTGGTTGTACGCGCAAGAAGACTTGATGACGCAAATGCAATTCATCGAATGGTCCAATCCCGATGCCGCGTTCTACACGCGGTTGTATCAATTGATGGCCGAGCACGGCGAGCAGTGCAGGGCGTTCGGTCTGGATTGGATGAACGGCCAATTGCAACGTCGCAGCAAACACGACCATCGGATCGCCACGGCGATTTCGATCTTGGATCGGCACGGTGTGGTCGCCGGGCCGCGACCACCGCAGTGTTTTGAAGTGCGGGCGCCGCTACCGGCGCGTCTGCAAGACGATGAACAATTGGCGGAAAAGAAACGTCGCGATCAACAGCGGTTGTACGCGATGGTCCAGTTCGCAGCCGAAGAAGGCGATCGCAAGCCGTTCCTGAATCGCTACTTCGCCGATCCGGCGGCACCAGGATGA
- a CDS encoding DUF4112 domain-containing protein, with protein MSQWQDVERRLVRVRKFAGLMDDRFVLPGTRIRFGLDTLVGLLPGVGDAATAAVGLWLIAEAVRMKASTGVLIRMCGNVLIDATLGAVPIAGDLFDWYWKSNRRNAVLLETHLKKRVGDR; from the coding sequence ATGTCGCAATGGCAGGATGTGGAGCGGCGTCTGGTGCGGGTCCGCAAGTTCGCGGGGTTGATGGATGACCGATTCGTTTTGCCCGGAACCCGCATCCGATTCGGATTGGACACGTTGGTGGGGCTGTTGCCTGGCGTGGGTGATGCAGCCACCGCAGCAGTCGGGCTGTGGTTGATCGCCGAAGCGGTTCGCATGAAAGCGTCAACGGGGGTATTGATCCGGATGTGCGGCAACGTCTTGATCGACGCGACACTCGGGGCCGTGCCGATCGCCGGTGACCTGTTTGATTGGTATTGGAAGTCCAATCGGCGGAACGCGGTCCTGTTGGAAACGCATCTCAAGAAGCGAGTGGGCGATCGATGA
- a CDS encoding serine/threonine-protein kinase: MAEHPSAQDSSRPAAATADTSPHGAGIDGLIGWLQRRRESHPTSPLAELIDPSSLPTRGLVELAAVDLIGQRRRGQEIVVEDYLKQFPQLAESDSDVLDLIDAELCVRREQGQAYDAACFRDRFPELADSIEQLIHLEPGPGEINTGEINTGDSLDWDQSVVQRQMTVAAGHRSAGQPVSETRPNDSIDVPIPIKPPEWIVGARCIATVQLRRGRCWLVKGRDSERSDTVAMKVMPLPATLGRTERTRILDICERTSSVTHPSWVAPRIAAINNGHLAVVRPWIFGDPFARRPPGAEHVPRWEMLVRVAFALAAAHRIGATHGSVKCENVIVDHNSNANLIDAASGVTCWAETSANWDHELSKTLPDRIRRDTIGLVGMIAGECLESPDRIEAAWIPQITDGIDFSRSDACAIIGESLQSRLDQRPVKRSWWLKMMRP; this comes from the coding sequence ATGGCCGAGCATCCGTCCGCGCAGGATTCGAGCCGTCCCGCCGCGGCAACCGCCGACACGTCGCCCCACGGCGCCGGGATCGATGGTTTGATCGGATGGTTGCAGCGGCGTCGCGAAAGTCACCCCACGTCGCCGCTGGCGGAGCTGATCGATCCGTCATCGCTGCCAACGAGGGGTCTGGTGGAATTGGCGGCCGTCGACTTGATCGGGCAACGTCGCCGGGGCCAGGAGATCGTCGTGGAGGACTACTTGAAGCAGTTCCCACAGCTTGCCGAGTCCGACAGCGATGTATTGGACCTGATCGATGCCGAGCTTTGTGTCCGCCGTGAACAAGGTCAGGCTTACGATGCCGCCTGCTTTCGCGATCGATTTCCGGAGCTTGCCGATTCGATCGAACAATTGATTCACCTGGAACCTGGTCCGGGCGAAATCAACACAGGCGAAATCAACACGGGCGACAGCTTGGACTGGGACCAATCGGTGGTCCAGCGGCAGATGACCGTTGCGGCGGGGCATCGTTCGGCCGGGCAACCCGTTTCGGAAACGCGTCCAAACGATTCGATCGATGTACCGATCCCGATCAAGCCGCCCGAGTGGATCGTCGGCGCCCGTTGCATTGCGACCGTGCAACTGCGGCGGGGACGATGCTGGTTGGTCAAAGGCCGTGACAGCGAGCGGAGCGACACGGTGGCGATGAAGGTCATGCCGCTGCCGGCGACGCTGGGCCGAACCGAACGGACGCGAATCCTGGACATCTGCGAGCGAACCAGCAGCGTCACGCACCCGTCCTGGGTGGCACCGCGGATCGCCGCCATCAACAACGGCCACCTCGCCGTCGTGCGCCCCTGGATCTTCGGTGATCCCTTTGCACGACGGCCGCCCGGTGCGGAGCACGTTCCACGTTGGGAGATGCTGGTGCGTGTCGCGTTTGCACTTGCCGCGGCACACCGCATCGGCGCGACGCATGGCAGTGTGAAATGCGAAAACGTGATCGTTGATCACAACTCAAATGCCAACCTGATCGACGCCGCATCCGGGGTCACTTGCTGGGCAGAAACCTCTGCAAACTGGGATCACGAGTTATCGAAAACACTGCCCGACCGGATTCGCCGCGACACGATCGGATTGGTCGGCATGATCGCAGGGGAATGTTTGGAGTCACCCGATCGAATCGAAGCCGCCTGGATCCCACAGATCACCGACGGAATCGATTTCAGTCGCAGCGATGCCTGCGCGATCATTGGCGAGTCATTGCAGTCACGGCTGGATCAGAGGCCCGTTAAGCGTTCGTGGTGGCTCAAGATGATGCGTCCCTGA
- a CDS encoding response regulator transcription factor, with protein MSWQQQVIFVVDDDERARESVCALVSSMGLESMAFASAEAFLEFYTKDKPGCLVTDIRMLGMSGLELQAELSDMGSLLPVIVLTAFATTPVTVQAIQRGAITLLDKPYLEDDLWNAIRKALALDARKRVEEAHRQAIRERINELTPSERTVLSYVVAGKPNKVIANRLDVSVRTVENRRSEIYTKLQAESVVDLVRMVIEADMLDT; from the coding sequence ATGTCTTGGCAACAACAAGTCATTTTCGTCGTGGATGACGATGAGCGGGCCAGAGAATCCGTCTGTGCCCTGGTGAGTTCGATGGGGTTGGAGTCGATGGCATTTGCGTCGGCCGAGGCCTTTTTAGAGTTCTACACCAAGGACAAACCGGGATGCCTGGTCACCGACATCCGGATGCTGGGGATGAGCGGCTTGGAGTTGCAAGCGGAACTCAGTGACATGGGATCGTTGTTGCCGGTCATCGTCCTGACAGCGTTTGCGACGACACCGGTCACGGTCCAAGCGATTCAGCGCGGCGCGATCACGTTGCTGGACAAGCCTTATCTGGAAGATGATCTCTGGAACGCGATCCGAAAGGCGCTTGCGTTGGACGCACGGAAGCGAGTGGAAGAAGCGCACCGTCAGGCGATCCGGGAGCGGATCAACGAACTGACGCCGTCCGAACGCACGGTGTTGTCTTACGTGGTCGCGGGCAAACCGAACAAGGTGATCGCGAATCGTCTTGACGTCAGCGTGCGAACGGTGGAGAACCGTCGCAGCGAGATCTACACCAAGCTGCAAGCCGAATCGGTGGTCGATCTGGTACGGATGGTCATCGAAGCGGACATGCTTGATACCTAA
- a CDS encoding TadE/TadG family type IV pilus assembly protein, producing MNRRNHPNRRKASRRGAATVEFALIVPVMLTFTFGLIEMGRISMIKEAVVQASREGARVGIRPTASIEDVQARVNEELAIMNLTSANVVITPTFLEEAEPGDDIKVRITIPISAVSFVPGFFAFEGMDIVAETVMRRESTG from the coding sequence ATGAACCGTCGAAACCATCCAAACCGTCGAAAAGCGTCGCGTCGCGGTGCCGCGACTGTCGAATTTGCCTTGATCGTCCCCGTCATGCTGACCTTCACCTTTGGGCTGATCGAGATGGGGCGAATCAGCATGATCAAAGAAGCCGTCGTCCAAGCCTCGCGCGAAGGGGCGCGCGTCGGGATTCGTCCCACCGCGTCGATCGAAGACGTGCAAGCACGGGTGAACGAAGAATTGGCGATCATGAACCTGACCAGCGCCAACGTGGTCATCACCCCGACGTTTCTGGAAGAAGCCGAACCGGGCGACGACATCAAAGTCCGGATCACGATCCCGATCAGTGCGGTCAGCTTCGTCCCCGGGTTCTTTGCCTTCGAGGGAATGGACATCGTCGCCGAAACCGTGATGCGGCGTGAAAGCACCGGCTGA
- a CDS encoding TonB-dependent receptor, translating to MIRTHQSSQHAEPLDTHQKALEVNLDPRRYGTFAEIGAGQEVVRWFFRVGGGAGTIAKSMSAYDMKVSDAIYGRASRYVCRERLQAMLDYEHTLNLDRLREVRGETTAFFTFADTVSARNYHGTNACHGWMGIKFQAHPQDEDSQIIIHVRMLDDEAALQQEALGIVGVNLVHGAFALHHEPELLVASLLDGLSTSRIEIDMIEFSGIAFRHVDNRLMSLKLVELGLSGAAMFAASGEVLQPSEFFYRKAILVERGSFRPVCNVNLDMLQSAREQFSKHPNVVGKEVVSVMELTMNNLKAAGEINLSDFLARADVMATCGMPVLISDYFQYYRLAAYLSRYTKEKIAITMGAGSLLELFDEQYYTGLQGGILESFGRMFKNGLQVYCYPMLDPERGELTTSENLDINPQLRQLFGYLCDRGGIIDVQDYDPACLHVRSRDVLQKIKSGDPEWESMVPESVAEVIKRKCYFDYQPADAFEDAVR from the coding sequence ATGATTCGAACCCATCAATCCAGTCAGCACGCTGAACCTCTCGACACGCACCAAAAAGCTTTGGAGGTCAACCTGGATCCCCGTCGCTATGGCACGTTTGCCGAAATCGGCGCGGGGCAAGAGGTCGTCCGCTGGTTCTTTCGTGTCGGTGGCGGGGCCGGCACAATCGCTAAAAGTATGTCGGCCTATGACATGAAGGTCAGCGATGCGATCTACGGACGGGCGTCACGCTACGTCTGTCGTGAACGGCTGCAGGCGATGCTCGACTATGAACACACGTTGAACCTGGACCGGTTGCGCGAGGTCCGCGGTGAAACGACCGCGTTCTTCACCTTCGCCGACACCGTTTCGGCGAGAAACTATCACGGCACCAATGCATGCCACGGTTGGATGGGGATCAAATTCCAGGCCCATCCCCAAGACGAAGACAGCCAGATCATCATCCACGTCCGGATGCTCGATGACGAGGCGGCGCTGCAACAGGAAGCCCTCGGCATCGTCGGCGTCAACCTGGTTCACGGCGCCTTTGCGCTGCACCACGAGCCCGAGTTGTTGGTCGCGTCGCTGCTGGACGGCTTGTCGACCTCGCGGATCGAGATCGACATGATCGAGTTCTCCGGCATCGCGTTCCGCCACGTCGACAACCGCTTGATGAGTCTGAAACTGGTCGAGCTCGGATTGAGCGGTGCGGCGATGTTCGCGGCCAGCGGGGAGGTTTTGCAGCCTTCGGAGTTCTTTTACCGCAAAGCGATCCTGGTCGAACGCGGAAGTTTTCGCCCCGTCTGCAACGTCAACTTGGACATGCTGCAGAGCGCCCGAGAACAATTTTCCAAGCATCCCAACGTCGTGGGCAAGGAAGTCGTCTCGGTCATGGAACTGACGATGAACAACTTGAAGGCCGCCGGTGAAATCAACCTGTCGGACTTCCTGGCACGGGCCGATGTGATGGCCACCTGCGGGATGCCGGTGCTGATTTCCGACTACTTCCAGTACTATCGGTTGGCCGCCTACCTGTCACGCTACACCAAAGAAAAGATCGCGATCACGATGGGCGCCGGCAGTCTGTTGGAACTGTTTGACGAACAGTACTACACCGGGCTCCAAGGCGGCATTCTGGAATCCTTTGGGCGGATGTTTAAAAACGGCCTGCAGGTCTACTGTTATCCGATGCTGGATCCCGAACGCGGCGAATTGACGACCAGTGAGAACTTGGACATCAATCCCCAGTTGAGACAGTTGTTCGGGTATCTGTGTGACCGCGGCGGCATCATTGACGTGCAAGACTACGACCCCGCCTGCCTGCATGTGCGATCAAGGGACGTGTTGCAAAAGATCAAATCCGGCGACCCGGAATGGGAGTCGATGGTGCCCGAGTCGGTCGCCGAAGTCATCAAACGCAAATGTTACTTCGACTACCAACCGGCAGACGCATTCGAAGACGCCGTGCGATAA
- a CDS encoding sigma-70 RNA polymerase sigma factor region 4 domain-containing protein, with protein sequence MSNEPPLDDADSPETPSQAASLDDVWQSFGSQLRRRARTRLRQYGLTGQTESMDICNEVMVDLAKRTDADSLTAEDILSYILRAIDNEVVDTFRTLARHCRDFRRNEATPVEEIKLRGAQTSPSQIALRKEVADRVRSILGDADALALDMMLQNHDWNEIGQRLGIKPDTARMRVRRALDRAREEIGLSESS encoded by the coding sequence ATGTCCAATGAACCCCCTCTCGATGATGCCGATTCGCCCGAGACGCCTTCGCAGGCCGCCTCGCTAGACGATGTTTGGCAAAGCTTTGGCAGCCAGCTTCGCCGCCGCGCGCGGACACGCTTGCGGCAATATGGTCTGACCGGTCAGACCGAATCGATGGACATCTGTAACGAAGTGATGGTGGATCTGGCCAAGCGAACGGACGCCGATTCGTTGACGGCGGAGGATATCCTGTCTTATATCCTGCGGGCGATCGATAACGAAGTGGTCGACACCTTTCGCACGCTGGCGCGTCATTGCCGCGATTTTCGTCGCAACGAAGCGACTCCGGTGGAAGAGATCAAACTGCGCGGCGCCCAGACTTCGCCCAGCCAGATCGCGCTCCGCAAAGAAGTCGCCGATCGGGTGCGTTCGATCTTGGGCGATGCCGATGCCTTGGCGCTCGACATGATGTTGCAGAACCATGACTGGAACGAGATCGGTCAGCGGCTGGGGATCAAACCGGACACCGCCCGCATGCGCGTTCGCCGTGCACTCGATCGGGCGCGCGAAGAGATCGGTTTGTCGGAGTCGTCGTGA
- a CDS encoding exonuclease/endonuclease/phosphatase family protein produces MGIFSKRRRKSSFSSTNPLLRWFGPGATTLGLLYALYMLLTGGLSFSSLDGLLGPDPETAFRGETISLGDRTDRPTDRIRIATFNIEHFADKKSSIRTNEDGVDVLGTIAKIVSTFDVVAIQELQGADGIALQRLVGLLNESGGNFAATMSDPIGEAYLESYAFVWDRSRINLVPGSAYVVQDPGKRMYREPMVATFETVVPQDSGQPPFRFTMINVHTKPDRVDPDDQDSEINVLADVFQRVREYEFQQYSEDDFILLGDLNVSEKNLGQLKSIPGVLSLAADIQTNINRTKTNDHILIDSSVTAEYSGRLGVIDLKADLGLSEQQANAISDHIPLWAEFDLYEQPPVARTTATATASGPGTRLIQ; encoded by the coding sequence GTGGGGATCTTTTCCAAACGTCGACGAAAAAGCTCCTTCAGTAGCACAAATCCGCTGCTGCGCTGGTTCGGCCCGGGCGCGACCACGCTCGGATTGCTGTACGCGCTTTACATGTTGCTCACCGGTGGGCTGAGTTTTTCGTCGCTTGACGGATTGCTCGGGCCGGATCCCGAGACGGCGTTTCGCGGCGAAACGATTTCGCTGGGCGACCGAACCGATCGTCCAACGGATCGGATTCGCATCGCGACCTTTAATATTGAACACTTCGCGGACAAAAAATCCAGCATTCGAACCAACGAAGACGGCGTCGATGTGTTGGGAACGATCGCCAAGATCGTCAGCACGTTTGATGTCGTGGCGATCCAAGAACTGCAGGGGGCCGACGGCATCGCCCTGCAGCGACTGGTCGGGTTGCTGAACGAATCCGGCGGCAATTTTGCCGCGACGATGAGTGATCCGATCGGCGAAGCCTACTTGGAATCGTACGCCTTCGTCTGGGATCGGTCACGGATCAATCTGGTGCCCGGTTCCGCCTATGTCGTGCAGGATCCCGGCAAACGCATGTACCGCGAGCCGATGGTGGCTACGTTCGAAACCGTCGTCCCCCAAGATAGCGGGCAGCCGCCGTTTCGCTTCACGATGATTAATGTTCACACCAAACCCGACCGTGTCGATCCCGACGACCAGGATAGCGAAATCAACGTGCTGGCCGACGTCTTTCAACGCGTCCGGGAATACGAATTCCAACAGTACTCCGAAGACGACTTCATCTTGCTGGGTGACTTGAACGTCAGCGAAAAGAACTTGGGACAACTGAAATCGATCCCCGGCGTGCTCTCGCTGGCGGCCGACATCCAAACCAATATCAACCGCACCAAGACCAACGATCACATCCTGATCGACAGCAGCGTGACCGCCGAATACTCGGGCCGACTCGGCGTGATTGATTTGAAGGCCGACCTGGGCCTTTCCGAACAACAGGCCAATGCGATCAGTGATCACATTCCCTTGTGGGCCGAGTTCGATCTGTACGAACAGCCGCCCGTCGCTCGAACGACCGCGACCGCCACGGCCAGTGGTCCCGGAACACGGCTGATTCAGTAG
- a CDS encoding GspE/PulE family protein, with product MNDESMIDLQDQGNLEGETELAPPELFAANLIEWSLERHASDLFVSDVDGAVLISVRRLGRIEPVRKLARTYGHRLQGHLRVLAGADAGESIRPVEGRGNITTPDGSKAHLRLSSIPTLYGQDVAIRLFDPVRGARPLDELGMDSVDLKSIEHLIGQRSGLILVTGPVASGKSSTLYAMMNELNDGSRKIHTIEDPIEHALSGVMQSQTNARLGFGFAELLTVVLRHSPDVIMIGEIRDRQTAETAIRAGASGQLVLATVHSTSTAEAVDMMLQYDSDHIFLASALAGVINQRLVRRLCPVCRKPSEGSHPTEVPERIRSRMQGEEASVFVPFGCHLCYEGGYDQLIALPEIMVVDTVIEEAIARRASACELETITTEDGMLRLGEVAHSYVLRGLTSLDEINRAVNDPHLASLQRRAEKAG from the coding sequence GTGAACGACGAATCAATGATCGATTTGCAAGACCAAGGAAACCTGGAGGGTGAGACAGAGCTTGCGCCACCGGAACTTTTCGCCGCCAACCTGATTGAATGGTCGTTGGAGCGACACGCCAGTGATTTGTTTGTTTCGGACGTCGATGGCGCCGTGCTGATTTCGGTCCGGCGACTGGGCCGGATCGAACCGGTTCGCAAACTCGCCCGCACCTACGGCCATCGGCTGCAAGGACACTTGCGCGTCTTGGCAGGTGCCGACGCGGGTGAATCCATCCGCCCGGTCGAAGGCCGAGGCAACATCACCACGCCGGACGGCTCCAAGGCGCATCTTCGCCTTAGCAGTATCCCCACGCTGTACGGCCAAGACGTTGCGATCCGATTGTTCGATCCCGTGCGTGGCGCCCGACCGCTCGACGAACTGGGCATGGACTCGGTGGACCTGAAATCGATCGAGCACTTGATCGGGCAACGAAGCGGATTGATCCTCGTCACCGGTCCGGTCGCGAGTGGAAAGAGCAGCACGCTTTACGCCATGATGAATGAGCTCAATGACGGCTCACGGAAAATCCACACCATCGAAGACCCCATCGAACATGCACTCTCGGGCGTGATGCAATCGCAAACCAATGCACGCCTCGGGTTCGGCTTTGCAGAACTTCTGACGGTCGTGCTGCGGCACAGCCCCGATGTGATCATGATCGGCGAAATTCGTGACCGCCAAACGGCGGAAACCGCGATCCGAGCCGGGGCGAGCGGACAACTGGTGCTGGCAACGGTGCACTCGACCAGCACCGCCGAGGCGGTCGACATGATGCTTCAGTACGACAGTGACCACATTTTCTTGGCCAGCGCCCTGGCGGGCGTGATCAATCAGCGTTTGGTCCGCCGGCTCTGTCCGGTCTGCCGCAAACCGTCCGAAGGCTCGCATCCGACCGAAGTCCCCGAGCGGATTCGCAGTCGCATGCAAGGGGAAGAAGCGTCGGTCTTCGTCCCCTTCGGTTGTCACCTCTGCTACGAAGGCGGCTATGACCAGCTGATCGCATTGCCAGAGATCATGGTGGTGGACACCGTGATCGAAGAAGCCATCGCCCGGCGGGCCAGCGCCTGTGAACTGGAGACGATCACGACCGAGGACGGGATGCTGCGGCTGGGCGAAGTCGCCCACAGTTACGTCCTGCGTGGGCTGACCTCGCTCGATGAAATCAATCGCGCCGTGAACGACCCGCACCTGGCGAGTCTGCAGCGTCGCGCCGAAAAGGCCGGTTGA
- a CDS encoding class I SAM-dependent methyltransferase — protein MPSEQIYETLFVRQLFNEMSATYGTVNLISSFGFCRRWRRQCLAQLSMPKSSTVIDLMTGMGELCPGVEARIGPGGKIVAVDNSPVMCHKARENHDGRLTCELEIREEDALCSQVPDASADVVLSSFGLKTFSSEQTTRLAHEVHRILKPGGTFSFIEISVPPSRWLRTPYLFYLNKLIPVIGRILMGNPDNYRMLGVYTVAFGNCGSAVTAFQAAGLNTSLRSYFWGCATGLVGEKPNPSRAATSQT, from the coding sequence TTGCCATCCGAACAAATCTACGAAACGCTGTTTGTCCGACAGCTGTTCAACGAAATGTCGGCCACCTATGGGACGGTCAATCTGATTTCGTCCTTCGGGTTTTGCCGTCGATGGCGGCGACAGTGCCTCGCGCAACTTTCGATGCCCAAGTCAAGCACCGTGATCGACTTGATGACCGGCATGGGCGAACTTTGCCCGGGGGTCGAAGCACGGATCGGTCCTGGCGGCAAGATCGTTGCCGTCGACAACTCTCCCGTGATGTGCCACAAGGCTCGTGAAAACCACGACGGCAGGCTGACGTGCGAATTGGAGATTCGCGAGGAAGACGCGCTCTGCAGCCAGGTACCAGACGCGTCCGCCGATGTTGTTCTCTCGTCGTTTGGCCTGAAGACGTTTTCCAGTGAACAGACCACCCGACTGGCTCACGAAGTCCATCGAATCCTGAAGCCCGGCGGGACGTTTTCCTTCATCGAGATCTCGGTCCCGCCTTCACGATGGCTCAGAACGCCTTACCTGTTTTATTTGAACAAGCTGATCCCGGTCATCGGCAGGATCCTGATGGGCAATCCGGACAACTATCGCATGTTGGGCGTTTACACGGTCGCGTTCGGTAATTGCGGCTCCGCGGTCACGGCGTTTCAAGCGGCCGGATTGAACACGAGTCTGCGGTCTTATTTTTGGGGCTGCGCCACCGGCCTGGTCGGCGAAAAACCCAACCCATCGCGTGCCGCGACATCCCAGACCTAA
- a CDS encoding pilus assembly protein TadG-related protein yields the protein MFQSTLQRDRALKPVAFPTVTSGNRLSAKRRKGSALVFSVVLVAGLLVVSAIAIDYGHINVSRSEVKRTADAAAMSACWELFDGVVQGDDATAVQCQINDAASMIASKNVVSSRAPTLNADADIEMGFYDRNQPGDLDTADPSRFNAVRVHVRQTEANNSAIPLFFGSVTGRAEQSLQARSTAALFKTISGFHKPKDAGETLDILPIALDLETWEQVVAKQTEDVYSYSGGQVTSGSDGFYECSLYPTGTGSPGNRGTVDIGGSNNSTNDLSRQILYGISAQDMDDLGHSLEFDSNGELELNGDTGISAGIKDELAAIIGQPRIIPIFTSVHGNGNNAMYTIVRFEGIRILSVKLTGPMKKKHLTIQPAPMVARYSIFKEAPIEESEFLFTPVMLVD from the coding sequence ATGTTTCAATCGACATTGCAGCGCGATCGCGCTCTCAAACCCGTTGCTTTTCCAACCGTCACTTCGGGTAATCGCCTTTCGGCAAAACGTCGCAAGGGCTCGGCACTTGTCTTCAGTGTGGTGCTGGTCGCCGGACTGTTGGTCGTCTCGGCGATCGCTATCGACTATGGACACATCAACGTTTCCCGATCCGAAGTCAAACGGACGGCGGATGCCGCGGCCATGTCCGCGTGTTGGGAACTGTTCGATGGTGTGGTCCAGGGCGACGACGCAACCGCCGTGCAGTGCCAGATCAACGACGCCGCATCGATGATCGCGTCCAAGAACGTTGTCAGTTCCCGAGCGCCGACGCTGAACGCCGACGCCGACATTGAAATGGGCTTCTACGATCGCAACCAACCAGGTGACCTGGACACCGCGGACCCCTCGCGTTTCAATGCCGTCCGCGTCCACGTCCGACAGACCGAAGCCAACAACTCCGCCATCCCGTTGTTCTTTGGTTCCGTCACCGGCCGCGCCGAACAATCGTTGCAGGCGCGGTCGACCGCTGCTCTGTTCAAGACCATCTCCGGGTTCCACAAGCCTAAGGATGCGGGTGAGACGTTGGACATCCTGCCGATCGCCCTGGATCTGGAAACCTGGGAGCAAGTCGTCGCAAAGCAGACCGAGGATGTCTATTCGTACTCCGGCGGTCAGGTCACCAGCGGCAGCGACGGATTTTATGAATGCTCGCTCTATCCGACCGGAACGGGATCGCCGGGTAACCGTGGGACCGTCGATATCGGTGGCAGCAACAACAGCACCAACGATCTCAGCCGGCAAATCTTGTACGGCATCTCGGCCCAAGACATGGACGACCTCGGCCATTCGCTGGAATTCGATTCCAATGGAGAGTTGGAACTCAACGGTGATACCGGAATCAGCGCGGGGATCAAAGACGAATTGGCAGCGATCATCGGCCAGCCCCGGATCATCCCGATCTTTACCAGCGTCCACGGCAACGGCAACAACGCGATGTACACGATCGTCCGCTTCGAAGGCATCCGCATCTTGAGCGTCAAACTGACCGGCCCGATGAAAAAGAAGCACTTGACGATTCAACCGGCTCCGATGGTGGCCCGATACTCGATCTTTAAAGAAGCCCCCATCGAAGAGAGCGAGTTCTTGTTCACGCCCGTGATGCTCGTCGATTAG